The region GACAGCCGGCGTCCTTGAAGTTGCGGCTGCGTCGCTACGGCCAAGGCCACGCAAAGGCGATGGGTAGGGGCGGCACAGAGATGTGAGGGGCGGCGTCCTTGAAGCTGCTGCGGGTCGAGGCGATGGGGATGTCGTGTGTCGCTGAAACTAGGTGATGGGGCGGCATCATGGGCTGTAGCAACTTCCTTTCGTGTGAAAGGTTACGTAAGGAAAGGGATCGGGGAAGAAATGATTAATTAGCAGTAAATGCATTTAGTGCTAAAGATGTTTAGTTGCTCACCATTAGGATAATAAGGATTGTCGAATTAACGCTAATGGATGCCCGAGATCGGTTGGATCTGCCCGGGGTCTTTTTATATTTGTATAGatatagatttttttttctttttcggaaaggaggatgacccccggcctctgcatctgggagatgcatatggccattttattgattatttttGAGGACCTTATAAAGTATAACAATAATATGcttgaatccgccatcttggcagtATCTGCCgctcctatccaaatgatgaaggggtgcaagctgggccacatatccatacctctcacctaagcctaacatctaaagccgggggCCCTGACCGAGCCATCTGCCGGGTTCGAGGCTCAAACCGGTCTGacacactcacatgtgtcgtcgatGCCATCTTCCACTTGttcatcttcagagcagattgaggtgacaaccttgacaggtcctccgccatcgacgccaccacgacgccaaatgacgacctccacctacacgagccttggcaggtcctctgccattgacgccaccacgatgccagctgacgacctccacctacgcgagtcGATCTCCAAGCAACAGACGTAAATCCATGCTAGGAAAGGGCCGCACCACCGCCATCGCCCGccacccacaagcgccacccaaccccaaggttcccagagcggcgccttcaagaagggaacagcGCCGTGAGTGccgtgagcgccgccgccgcccaacagagTTAGGGCTTTGGCCCGGGAGACTTAGGGGAAGGTGAAGTGAGGAGATCAGTCCATAccgacgcctccaagaaggaaaaCGGCGCCCTCAGATGTCGCCGTCGGCGCGGCCGGTCATGACCGGCCAGGGGTTTCGCCCAAACTAGATCTCCGCTACTAGCAGTACCTCCTGTACAGAACCGACGACCAAGAGGAAGCGCGGCCCGACCAGGCTGGCCCGCACGCCAAACAGGGGAGGAAGGGAGGCGCTAGATCGCGCACACCGACCGCCGCAGAAGCCACCGTCGGCCGCCAACGACCACCGGATCCTGCCGCCCGCGAGGCCAGGACACCGGATCCACCACCCGCACGGCTGTTAGCCGGCCGTGCCTTGCCAATGGAGCCGCCACTTCAGATCTGGGGTTCCCCGCATAGGAGCAGGGCAAccgaggccccgccgccaccatccttggcgcCCTGGGCTTGCACGGCGgctgcctcaggcggcggcgagggagggaggaggggatgGGGTGAGGAGGAGGGGCCGCTAGGGTTGGGtggaggaggcggctagggttgggagcgTGAGTTTCTATAAAAACGGGAGAGGTTTTCACTTcccggcctctacatcaaccagggatgcatacggccattttagtatgagtaccaagataaacatgatCCTTATTTAAAAAAAAATAAGTATCTAGATATTTCTTGATGGGAGGTTCCACCACACACCAAGCTTGATCCTCAATAAATGgttgtatagatatagatatagatatagatgtatTGTTAACCCTCTTTTTTTATGTATTGTTAACCCTCTTCTTAATTAATAAATGAGGTAAAGTTTCCTTGGCATTTTAAGTTCACATTACCCTCATGTTTCGGGAAGcagattacacaaccctttcaactTTGAAACCAGACATTTAGCTCCCTTAGTTTTACAAACAGTTTTGTCAAGTCTCAGTCGATCGAGACGTCGTTATGTCTCATTCGATATTATATTCCTTTCATCGAGATTCACACATTTTGTTTTGGttttttttatataatatatatatcacTTGACTAAGACTTCGTTAAGTTTCAGTCGACTATGATCTAGCACGTCCTTTTAGGAAACCAGATAAATCACCGTATAGAAGACTAGAAGGTGGTTTTGCAGAGTGGTTTATCCACCTGGCGTCTTTCTCTGTTCCCACTCGCTCTTGCCATCTTCCCCGCACCCCTTGGCGACAGTAGCACCTTCTGCTCACCGGCCAGCCCACCACCGTTGCTATGGATCTCACTTCGGCTCCATCCCCGCGCTCGTTTGCATCTCCACCCTCCAATGCCGGCCGTGGGCATGTTGGCGGAGAGCAAGATTATCCGACCAGGTACGGCTTCTGCCTTAGCTGCGGCGAAGAGGCACAACGCCCCATCCCTTGCGTGACAACGGGAGTTCGGTGGCAAAGCACAACTCCTACCGGAGAACAGCGGTGTAGGTGTTGGCTCCGCTCAGCGCTCATAGACCGAGGAGGAGGGAGTTGGAGGACCAGGGCAGCGATGGAGTCATGGAGAGGAGAGGCCGACGAGGGCTTCCTGATGCATGCGTTGGTGGCCGAACGCATCATCCATTCTTCTCAATCAATTACCCAATTCGTTTTACAGAAAACTGGCAATCTCTGACCACATGAACACGCATGCCCGGCATTGCATCACGCACCTTCAGAATCAGCATGCGCAGCGCAGAGAAGTATGGTAGTAATCAAAAGCATAAGCACTGAATGCAAGTGCAGGGGCAAAAGAACTAGCAGTAGTGACCAATGCCCATTTCCTCTGGCTACGGGTCGAACGTAGATTGGATTAGCTGCTAAGCATCAAGCCGCTCACAAAAAGAGGGGAAGTGAATAACATCAATACAGAGACCACGCAGCCTCTTCAGTTCCCAGAATGATGGTGTAGCTGTCAATCATTCCGCTTCTTCGCCTGGCGGCCGGacctccgccgcgcccggcgctgCCGCCCGCCGCCCTCCTCGTACTCGGAGTACTTGTCATCCAGATCCTCCAGTGATTTCTGCACCATCGACGCGAATTCACAATCAACGGAGAGAAGTTGTGCGTACATATGCACGGAGGAATATGGGATATCGGGCAAACCTCCCGGATCTCCATGAAGCTGACGGCGTAGAAGGTTGCGGCCGCGGCGCCGATGATGCCGAGGATCGGGATGACGAATTGCCCGGCGTCCATGTTTGGTTCCGACCTCCGACACCGAGAGGCTGAACTGAAGGGCTTTGCTGGTTTCTTTTCTCACAGCCAACCATCGCACCAGCCTCTATCTATCCAGCACCAAGGCCAGCTTTCGTTCATTCTTACAGTTACACCCCCACTTAAAGGAGATATTATTTGTGCATCAGTTCCTCTGTCGCTCACACAATTATTCAGAACCAACGCACACATCTTCGAGCTGCCAAGTGTTGAAGTACAAATGCATTGCTCACCATGCATAGCCCACATTTGCCAATCAACTAGAGTTTTTTTTCAAAAtggaggcaaaagttttgcctcatctcattaataAAGAAAAAGAGAGTAACAGGTCTCAAGAGGGTCATTACTCCTCCACAAATGAAAGAAAACAGAGCTACTCTTGCGGCATCAATGATCCCATGTGTTTAGCCCCGGTCAAGACCCAATTTTTGGCCTCTATTTTGATGCCTGCGAACACAGTTGTTGGCCTAGACGATTTCTTTTGGAACACCCTCGCATTTCTCTCTTTCCAAACCTCCAAGGATACAAGCGGGTGAACTTGCTGGTGTATGGAACGCTACACGAAGTTGCTTTCTAGAACAAACAATGTCCATGGTACGGCGCACAAGATGTGCCAAATAACCTGCACATACTTCATTCAACATCTTATTTACTTCACAGATCACAAGCACGACAAAGTTTTCACACAGCTCAGTGCACGCACGGGTACTCATACGCACATTGTTGAAATAGTTGGTTAGTTAGAGATAGAGTTGTATAGGGATAGATATCTGTATAGGGATAGATATCTTTCAAACCTTGTACCCTTCTCTATCTCTTCTTCTGTTATCTCTCCCTCGTAATCCTCCTGTACCGATCGTTTCCTGTAACGATCGTTCTTTCTCGATTTCGTCTTGTAAGCCACGGCATTGCCTCTATATATATACAAGTGCGTCCCGAGCAAAAGGTTTAACGCTTCCATAATATCGTTTCACATGGTAACAGAGCCTCTTCCTCATTAGATCGAAAGAGATTGCATCTAGCTACCTCCGGCGACCGAGATCATgtccaccaccaccgctgccatgacAGCAAGCACCATGGGTGCACTCACCACCTCCTCATCTTCCAccttcgcctcctcctccaccaccaccaacaccaccTCTCTCGGATCGCCACCCCACGAGAAGCTGACGAGGGGCAACTTCCTGCTCTGGAAGGCCGTCGTGCTGCCTCAGATCAGAGGCGCACAGATGGAGCACCACCTCGACGAGAAGAGCCCGCCACCGCTGGCCACTCTCACCATCACCACAGAAGGCAAAGAAGAACAAGTCGTCAACTTTGCACGCTCCCTCTGGTATGcacagcagcaacaacttcaagggtACTTGATGGGTTCCTTTTCCCGTGAGATCCTTGCAGAGGTCGCAACGCTCCAAACGCCGGCCGAGGTGTGGCGCACGATCCACGCCATGTTCGCTGCTCAAAGTCAAGCCCAGGCGATCAATACTCGCATTGAGCTCACCAACCTCAAGAAAGGTAACATGTCCATGTCCGACTACCTTGGCAAGATTAAAAGTCTCACCGATGAAGTTGCAAGCACTGCTGCGGCGCTTTCTGACCCGGAGATTGTCTCCAAAATTCTCGCTGGGTTGGACATGGAATACAACCCGGTCGTCTCCGCACTCGCCGCCAGGGTCgagcccatcaccgtccaggagCTCTATAGCCAGCTGCTCAGTTTTGATGCCAGCCTCACCCTCCTGCATGGCGGCGATCTTCGCCAATCCTCCGTCAACTCTGCCTCCCGTGGTCGCGGCCGTGGGCGCGGTCACCAGGGGCAACACGGCGGTGGGCGCGAACGCGGTCCTTCCCAGGGCGACGACGCTTGCTCTGGTGGGGGGGGGGCGGCTACAAcaccaacggcggcggcggctaccacaCCAACGGCGGCGGCAGCTTCACCAACAACAACGGCCATCCTCCTCCCTCCCGTGGTCGCCCTCGCTGCCAGCTTTGCAAAAAGTCTGGCCATGAGGTGATCGACTGCTAGCATCGGTTCAACGAAGACTACGTGCCTGACGCTCGCCATGT is a window of Triticum dicoccoides isolate Atlit2015 ecotype Zavitan chromosome 2B, WEW_v2.0, whole genome shotgun sequence DNA encoding:
- the LOC119368537 gene encoding uncharacterized protein LOC119368537, yielding MDAGQFVIPILGIIGAAAATFYAVSFMEIREKSLEDLDDKYSEYEEGGGRQRRARRRSGRQAKKRND